TTCGCCACCCGCCACACCCTCAACCGCGCCAGCGTGCGCCACCGGGTGCCGCTGGTCTCGGGCGCGGCGATCCGCTTCGACGGCCAATTGGCGGTGTACGACCCGCGCCAACCGGCCTCGCCCTGCTACGCCTGCGTGTTTCCCGAAGCCCAAGCCCCCGAAGAGACGCGCTGCGCCACGCTGGGCGTGCTGGCGCCGCTGGTCGGGCTGGTGGGCTCGATGCAGGCCGCCGAGGCGCTCAAGCTGCTGTCGGGCATGGGCTCGAACTTGGTGGGGCGCCTGCTGCTGCTCGACGCCCTGCGCAGCGATTTTCAGCCGTTGCAGCTGGCGCGCGACCCCGCCTGCCCGGTTTGCGGGGCGGCTGCGGGGCGGCAGCGCGCAGCCTAGGCCTGCATCAAGCCCGGCCGATGATGCAGGCCGTGGCCATGAGCTCTTCGAGCAGCGCCAGCGACACCCGGCCCGACATGCCGTAGGGGTTGAATTCGGGTTTTTCGCAGTACTTGAGCACCACCGAGGTGTTAAGCCGGCTCAGCTTCACCTGCCCCATGGTCCAACCGCCAAAGCGGCGCTCGGATATTTCTTCGTAGTGCAGCAACTCGACGTCGGTGTGGCGCGCATCGGCCACGATCTGGCGATACAGCCGATTCACAGCCTCCCGCCCGCCCTCGATGGCTTGTACGTAAATGCCGCCGCCATAACACAAGATGCCGGTGATGCCGTTTTGCAGGTTGTGTTGGCGCGCAGTGGCCATAATCGACTCGATCGAGGCCTCGAGGTCGCGCTCGCAAGCGCGGCTGACGTAGAGCAGGCGCACCAGCATTTATTTACCCCTGGAAATGAGCGACAAAAATTCGCGCCGCAAGTTGCTGTCTTTTAAAAACACGCCGCGCATGACCGAGTTGATCATGCGGCTGTCCATGTCCTTGACGCCGCGCCAAGCCATGCAGTAGTGGCTGGCTTCCATCACGATCGCCAAGCCATCGGGCTGGGTTTTGTCTTGGATCAGGTCGGCCAGTTGCACCACGGCTTCTTCTTGGATTTGCGGCCGCCCCATGACCCATTCGGCCAAGCGGGCGTATTTGGACAGGCCAATGACGTTGGTGTGCTCGTTGGGCAAGACCCCGATCCAGATTTGGCCGATCACTGGGCACAGGTGATGGCTGCAGGCGCTGCGCACGGTGATTGGGCCCACGATCATGAGCTCGTTGAGGTGCTCGGCGTTGGGGAATTCGGTGATCGCCGGGGCGTGCACGTAGCGCCCGGCAAACACCTCTTTGAGGTACATCTTGGCCACGCGGCGCGCGGTTTGGTCGGTGTTGTGGTCGTGCGCGGTGTCGATCACCATGCTGTCGAGCACGGCCTGCATTTTGCCGGTCACTTCATCGAGCAGGGCCTCGAGTTCGCCAGGCCGCACAAAGTCGGCGATGTTGTCGTTGGCGTGAAAGCGCTTGCGCGCCGCCTGCAAGCGCTGGCGAATCACAACCGACATCGGTTGACCCGCTTCGCTCTCGGCCGCAGGGGTGGGGGTGGGGGCTTGCATCAGCATGGGCCGCATCCTATCAGCTTCAAACCTAGTAGCGGTAGCCACCCAAATAAAGCAAGGCGCGCATAAGGCCAAACGCCACCCGGTCCAGCAGCCGCTGCTGCCACGGGCGGTTGGCCAGTCGCACCGCATCGACGCGCTCGCCCGCGTGCGCCATCAGATCGGCCAAGCGCTCGCGCAGCAAGCTGGCAAAGGCCGCGTCGCGCGTGACCACATTGGCCTCGCGCGTGAGCAGCAGGCTGACCGGGTCGAGGTTGGTCGAGCCCACCGTGGCCCAGCGCTGGTCCACCACCGCCACCTTGGCGTGCAAGGAACTGGGCGCGTACTCAAAAATCTCGATCCCGGCCGCCAGCAACTGGTGATAGACCGGGCGCGCCGCGTGGTATTGCAAAAAACGCTCGTACTTGCCGTGCAGCAGCAGCCGCACCCGCACCCCGCGCTGGGCTGCGCGCACCAGCGCCCGGCGCAGCCGCCGCCCGGGAATGAAGTAGGCGTTGGCGATCACGATCTCGGTGCGCGCCTGCTCGATCGCGGCCAGATAGGCGCGTTCGATGTCGTGCCGGTTGCGCACGTTGTCGCGCAGCAAAAACGCCGCCGCGGCCCCCTGCACCGTCTGCTCCAGCTGCGGTTGCTCGGGATGCACCGGGTGCTCCCACCACGGCCAAGGCTCGGGTTGGGGCAAGCCCGAGCGCAGCGCCTGCCAGGCGGCCCGAAACGCACGCTGGCGCGCCGCGCTCAGCGCCTGCAGCCGCCACCAGAGCTGCTCCATCGCCTCTTGCATATCGTCCAGCAACGGCCCGCTGACCTGCAGCGCGTAGTCGAGCCTGGGGGCGCTCAGGCGCCCGAGCAGCACGTCGTCGCGGTCGTCGATCAGGTTGATGCCACCGCAAAAACCCAGCACACCATCGACAATGCACAGCTTGCGGTGCAGGCGGCGCCAGTTGCGCGGCAGCAGCAACCCAATGGGCCCCAAGGGTCGATAAACCCGCCACTGCACCCCGGCCGCTTCGAGCCGGGCGCGCCACTCGGCCGGTGGCTTGGGCGTGCCAAAGGCGTCGGTCACCAGCCGCACCGTGACCCCGCGCTGCGCCGCGCGCTCGAGCGCCTGCGCCACCTGCAGCGCATCGTGCGCAAACTCAAAGATATAGGTTTCCACGTGCACCAGGTGCTGCGCACGGTCGATGGCCTGCGCCATGGCCGCAAACAGCGCTGCACCGCCTTCGAGCAGGCGCAGCCGGTGACCGGCGCGCAAGGGGTGCTTCATGGCCAGCCCAGTTCGGCAATCAGCGGCAGGTGGTCCGACATGCTGCGCCAGGCCTTGCCGTGCGGCACCTGCGCGTGCAGCAGGCGCAGGCCGCGCACATACACCCGGTCCAGGTACAGCAGCGGCAGCCGGGCCGGGAAGGTGGGCAGGCGGATGTCCTCGAAGGTGTGCAGGCCCAACAGCGCCATGGGCTTGTGCAGGCGCTGGTCCCAGTCGTTGAAGTCGCCCGCCACCACCAGCGCCTCGTGGTCTGGCACGTGCTGCTGCACAAAGCGCCCCAGCGCCTGCACCTGGCGCGCGCGGCTGGCCGGGATCAGGCTCAGGTGCACCACCACCACATGCACCGGGCGCTGCTGCACCTGCAGCGTGACGTGCAGCATGCCGCGGCGCTCGAAGCGCAGGTCGGTCACGTCGTGGTGGCCGTGGCCCAGCACCGGCCAGCGGCTTAACAGCGCGTTGCCGTGCTCGCCGTGGCGCGTGATCACGTTGCTGCGGTAAACGGCCTCGTAGCCCTCGGGCGCCAAAAAGTTGGCTTGGTCGCCCGCGGGCCAATGGGCAAAGGCGCGCTGCATCTTGCGGTTGACGCCGCGCACCTCTTGCAGGCAGACCAGATCGGCGTCGAACTGCTCGACCGCGTGCACCAGGTTGTGGATTTCGAGCCGGCGCGCCGGGCCTAGGCCTTGTACGCCCTTGTGGATGTTGTAGGTGGCAACGCGCAGCGAATTCATGCCCCAATCATGCCAGCAAAGCGCGCCTGTGCAGAGGGGTGACTGGCCATCGGCCAAGCCAGGCTAGGCGTCCGCGCCCCACTCCACATCTTGATAAACCTCATCGACGCCGAGTTCGGCCTCGAGGCAGTCCACCGCCAGCGTCTGGCCTGCTGCGTAGTGCGCGGGCAGCCAGCCTTGGGTGCGCCTGTAAACCGCGGCTTGCGGCGTGCCGCCGGGGTCAGGGCCACCGCCAGGGCATTTACGATCAGGTTATGCCGGTCGGTGGCGCCCACCATGGCATAGACTTGGCCGTCGATGTGCTCGTGGCGCCACTCGCTCTGGCGCTCGCCCGCCAGGTAATCTTCGGGGCTGATGTGCGGCTTGCGGGCGGGCAGAGGGGGCATGGCACGGGGCTCCTGGGGCGGTGGCGGGGTCGAGCGGATGCGGGTCGAGCGGTGGCAGATTCAAATTCTGGCTACAAGCTGCGCAGGGCGCAAGAATATTTGCAATTGCGCACTCAAGTTTACGCGCTCACACCCGAAAACCTACATAACGGACTTGCACAAGGGTTCGTCGTCAAGCCAGCATGGGGTTGGTTTTGACCCTCCGGCCCAGCCGGGGTGATTCGTAACTGCTTCCTAGGAGCTGCATCATGGCCATGACCATCAACACCAACGTCAATTCGCTCACTGCCCAGCGCAACACGATCGCCACCCAGAACTCGCTCGCCACCTCAATGCAGCGGCTCTCATCGGGCTTGCGCGTCAACAGCGCCCGCGACGACGCCGCTGGTTTGGCCATCGCCGACCGCATGAACACCCAAGTGCGCGGAATGAACGTGGCCATCCGCAACGCCAACGACGGCATCTCGTTGGCGCAAACCGCCGAAGGCGGCTTGGCGGTGATTGGCGACATGCTGCAACGCATGCGCGAACTCTCGGTGCAGGCCATCAACTCCACCAACACCTCCGGCGCTGCGGGCGATTTGGCCGCCCTGAACCAAGAGTTCACCCAGTTGCGCGACGAGGTCAACCGCACCATCAGCGCGGTGCAGTTCAACGGCACCAACCTGTTTACCACCACCACCGATTTCGCCTTCCAAGTGGGCGCCAACTCGGGCCAGACCATCACCATCGCTGGCGCGGCTCTCAACATCAATGCCGCCGCCGGAGGCATGTCGGGGGTGACGCAAGGCGCTGGCGGCGCTTCGGCCCTGAACACCACGACGAACGCGGCCAATTCCGCCGTGCTTGTGGCGCTCGACACGGCGCTATCTACCCTCAACGCCACCCGCGCCACCTTGGGTGCGGTGCAGAGCCGGTTCGAGAACACAGTCAACTTCTTGCGCTCGTCGGTTGAAAACCAGGCAGCTGCCCGCGGACGCATCATGGACGCCGACTTTGCCTCTGAAACCGCAAACCTGAGCCGCGCCCAAATCCTGCAACAAGCTGGCACCGCCATGATCGCCCAAGCCAACCAGTTGCCGCAAGGTGTGCTGGCCCTGCTGCGCTAAAGCAGCGCGGGGCGCGCACGGGAAGCGCCCCTGCAAGGCCAAGGTCTGCACGTCACCTCGTGCGCACCTTGGCTTTGTGGCTTTGGGTCGGCTTGGCACGTGCCAACGGCGGCGGTTTTTCTGGCTTGGTTTTTTCGGCGCTCCCTGCTATAAACGGTGGGCTGCGGTTTGTCACCACCGCGCCCACTCGCCTTAGGAGTTCATCATGGCCCTCTCATCGCCCGGCATTGGCAGCGGCCTCGATGTCAACGCCATCGTCAACCAGTTGGTGGCGCTCGAGCGCCGCCCCATCCAGCAGTTGCAAGCCCAAGCCAGCGGCTTGCAAACGCGCATTTCGGCCTATGCCCGCGTGCGCGCCGACCTCGCTGGCCTGCAAGACGCCGCCAGCCGCCTGCTCGACCCCGGCCTGTGGGGCACACGCAGCTTTAATACCTCCAACAACAACACCGTGAGCGGCAGCGCCACCGCCACGGCCCTGACAGGCAGCTTTGCCGTGCAGGTGGCGCGCTTGGCGCAAACCCAGGGCACAGTCACCGGTGCACGCGCCGTCGATACCCCGGTAGGGGTGGCGGGTACGCTCGAGATTCGCACCGGCACCTGGAGCGGCAACAGCTTTGCCGGCGGCGCGCCAGTGGCGGTAGCAGTGCAGGCCGGCGACACCCTGAGCACCCTGGCCAGCCGCATCAACAACACAGCCAATGCCGGTGTGAGCGCGCTGGTGGTGCGCAGCGGCGGCCAAGAGCAGCTCTTGTTGCGCGGCAGCAACACGGGTGCGGCGGCTGGTTTTGAGGTGCGCGCACGCGACGCCGGCGGCGCCGCCGTGACCGACGGCACGAGCGCGTTGGGCAGCTTCAACCACTTTCACAGCGGCACCGCCCTGGTGGGCATGAGCCGCACCCAAGATGCGCTCGACGCCCAGTTCAGCATCGACGGCATCGCGCTCAACTCACCCACCAACACCGTGCGCGACCCGGTGCCCGGCGTCACGCTCAACCTGCAGGCCACCACCACCGCCAGCCTGCCCGGCAGCGCAGCCACGGCGGTGCAGGTGAGCGTGCAAGCCAACCACACCGTGGTGCGCGAAGCGATCGAGACCTTTCGCACCGCCTTCAACCGCATCAGCGCCACCTTGGCCGAACTCACCCGGGTAGACCCGGGCGGGCGCAACAACGGCGCGCTGCAAGGCGACGCCACCGCCATCGGACTGCAAAACATGCTGCGCCAGATGGTGGGCAGCCCGGGCGGGCCCACGGGTGCGGCCCTGGGCCGCTTGAGCGACATGGGGCTGCAACTGCAGCGCGACGGCAGCCTGAGCAGCAACGCCACGCGGCTCGACGCCGCGCTGCAAAACCCAGCCGCCTTGCGCAGCCTGCTGGCTGACACCGCCGGCACCGACAACGCCGGCGGCGTGGCACGGCGCTTGCGCGACTTTGCCATGGCCGCCAACGGCATCCAGGGTGCCGTGAGCGGGCGCAACACCGCCTTGCAAGCCAGCGCCGAGCGCAAGCAAGACCGCATCGAACAGATGGAAGAGCGCCTGGTGCGCACCCGCGCCAACCTGCTGGCGCAATACAGCCGGCTCGACAACTCGCTGGGCGCCATCAACGGCTTGGGCAGCTTCGTGTCCCAGCAGCTGGCGCAGTGGAACCGCAACACCGGCTGACACGCTGCGCCCACCGCGCCCGTGTGTTTGCAGCAGCCCACAGGGCGCGCTTTAAGCCCGGCGGCGCTTAAACGCCCGTTAAGCCCAGCCATTGCCCCGTTTATCGGGGTTTTGTTTTTTTGCACCGGATGAACAATTCGACCATCACCCGGTGAGCCTGCACAGCGCCCTAGAAAGCAGCTCCTGCCGAGTGGATTGATAACTCCCGTCGATCCTTTTCTTGGAGAGCTTTTATGGCCATGACCATCAACACCAACGTCAATTCGCTCACAGCCCAGCGAAACGCGATCACCACCCAAAACTCGCTCGCCGTCTCCATGCAGCGGCTTTCGTCGGGCCTGCGCGTCAACAGCGCCCGCGACGACGCCGCTGGTTTGGCCATCGCCGACCGCATGAACACCCAAGTGCGCGGCATGAACGTGGCCATCCGCAACGCCAACGACGGCATCTCGCTGGCGCAAGTGGCCGAAGGCGGCTTGTCCGTGATGGGCGACATGCTGCAGCGCATGCGTGAGCTCGCGGTGCAGGCCATCAACTCCACCAACACCTCCGGCGCTGCGGGCGATTTGGGTGCCCTAAACCAAGAGTTCAGCCAGTTGCGCGACGAGGTCAACCGCACCATGAGCGCGGTGCAGTTCAACGGCACCAGCCTCTTTATCACCACCGCAGATTTCGCCTTCCAAGTGGGCGCCAATTCGGGCCAGACCATCACCATCTCTGGCGCGGCCCTCAACATCAACAATGCAACCGGTGGCATGTCGGGCGTGACGCAAGGCGCTGGCGCGGCCTCGGCCCTGAACATCACGACGAACGCGGCCAATTCTGCCGTGCTCGTGGCGCTTGACACGGCACTGTCTACCATCAACGCCACCCGCGCCACCCTGGGCGCGGTGCAGAGCCGGTTCGAGAACACCATCAACTACTTGCGCACCGCCGTCGAGAACCAATCGGCCGCCCGCGGCCGCATCATGGACGCCGACTTTGCCGCCGAGACCTCCAACCTGAGCCGCGCGCAAATATTGCAGCAAGCCGGCACTGCTATGATTGCCCAAGCCAACCAGCTGCCCCAAGGCGTGTTGCGGCTGCTGCAGGGCTAAATATCCGCAGGCACCCCCCAAAATTAAGCCAGCTGCTGCCCAAGCCCGTGAGACTACCTAGCCTGTGCAAGCACGGCAGCTGAAGTTTAGGCCCACAATCAGTGGAGACTGCTTTTGGATATAAAACGCCTGCTGCCCGCTGCGCCCCTGCCGTGCTCCAGCCAGTATCTACACGCCAGCCAGCCCTACTACATCGTAACCATTGCTTACGATCACCGCTCGGCTGGTGCGCGGCTGCTGCACGAGCTCTGCAGCCTACTGAACCAACTCGGTTTCGAGGCGCACTTGCAAAGCCCGAGCTTATCGGGCCAGCATTGGACTTCGCAGCTCACCGAGCCGATCAAGCTCGCGCACTACCGCGCCGGCAAAAAACCCATCGTCATCTACCCCGAAGTCACCAAAGGCACGCCCTTGCAACTGGGCCTGCCGGTGCGCTACGTACTCAACTATCCGGGCTATTTTGGCGGCGACTCGAGCTACAGCAACGACGAAATCGTCTATGCCTATCACCGCGTCTTCTACCCAAACCCAGACGCCCCCCTGTTGCGCCTGCCTACCCTCGATGTCAGCAGCACCCAGCACGGCGCCCTGGAGCCATCGCAGCGCACCCAAATCGCTTACTACCACCGCCGCTACAGCGCTGTCGGCGGCAAGGTGCGCGATTTTGGCCCAGACGCGATCGAAATCACTTACAGCACCCCAGCCACCCATGCCGAAACCTTGGGGCTGCTCAAAAAAGCCCGGCTGCTCTACACCTACGAAATGTCGGCCTTGGTTTCCGAGGCCTTGCTCTGCGGCTGCGCCGTGGTGCTGCTGCCCAACCCCTTGACCCTGAACCTGGCCGAAAAAAAGATCTTGTTCGAAATCGACGATTTGCAAGGGGTGTCGTGGGGCGACGATCCACATGACATCGAGCGCGCCCTGGCCACGGTGCATTTGGGGCGCGCGCAGGTACTTGGCCTCTTTGAGGGCTGGCTTGAGCAACTGCAAGCCTTTATCGAGCGCACCCAAGCGGCCGCCAGCGCCCTGCCCTTCGAGCGCGCTTGGCCCCAAGCCACCATCGACCGCCTCCCTGGCGCCTACACCCAAGCCGCCGACTTGGCCGCACGCGCCGACCGGCTGCATTGGCAGGCCGTGCACAAGCAATACGCCCAGTGGCGCCAGCGCAGCACGCTGCGCGAGATCGACGCCGCGATTTACGCCGAACACTTGGCCGCCGGCCGGGTGCAACCGCTGAACGTGCTCATCGACCAGCGCGACGCCAGCACCGACGCGCTGGCCGACACGCTCGACAGCCTGGGCCAGTGCCTAGGCCAGCCCGCGGCGTTGCACATCGTGGCGCACGAACCGGCCCCGGCGGCCTTGGCCGAAGCCCCCGGCGTGGTTTGGCACCAGCTACCCTCCACAGGGCCTCTGGCTGGTGGATCTTTGGCAGCCCTCGATCTGCCCAGCGCTTGGACGCTGCTGCTGCGCAGCGGCACGCAGTTGAGCCCCCAAGCCCTGATGGAATGGGGCTTGGCGCCGGCGCAATTCCCCCAAGCCCGGCTCATCTACGCCGACGAAGACCAAGCCCACGCCGACGAGCAGCAGCGCTACCCGTTTTTCAAGCCCGACCCCAACGTCGAGCTGCTGCGCTGCATCAACTACCTCGGCCCAGCCGTGGCAGTGCACACCCACACCTGGCAGCAGCTGGGCGCGCCGTTGCCCGGCGCCGAGCTGTACGCGGCGGCGCTGGCGCTGCTGCAGCAGCACGGCCGCGAGATGCTCGGCCACATCAGCACCGTGCTGGCGCACGCCGCGCCGGGTGCCGCTTCGGCAGCCGAAGAAGCGCGCGAGTTCGACGCCGCCCAGGCCCTGCTCGTGCCCGCCGTGGCCACGCGCCTGCAGCCCCTGCCGCGCCTAGGCACTTGGCTGCCCGAGCACGCGCTGCAGGGCCAGCCGCTGGTGTCGCTGGTGGTGCCCAGCGGCTTGAAAACCGGCTATCTGCGCTGCCTGCTGCAAGCCACGGCCAAGCTAAACGACTTGCCGCTGCACGAGGTGATCGTGGTCTGCCAACAGGCGCAGGCCGACGAAGTGGCGCGCGCTTGCGCGGGCGCCGTGAGCGTGCCCCTGCACTGCGTCACCCTGCCAGACGGCGAGTACCAGCACGCCGCCGCGCTCAACGCCGGCGTGGCGCGCGCCAGCGGCGAGTTTGTGCTGGTCTGCGACGACGACACCGAAGCGCTGCACGCCGGCTGGCTGGCGCGGCTGGTGGCCATAGCGCAGCAAAGCGAGGTCGGCCTGGTGGCGCCGCGCCTGCTCTCAAGCAAAGAGCGCGACCCCAAAGTGGTGGGCG
This sequence is a window from Serpentinimonas maccroryi. Protein-coding genes within it:
- a CDS encoding HesA/MoeB/ThiF family protein, whose translation is MSDAQLLRYSRHILLEEFGIAGQQRLLAAHAVVVGAGGLGSPVALYLAAAGVGRISLVDHDAVDGTNLQRQIAHTQERIGWPKVESAALAMRAINPELRIDTWAQRAEPALLDQLLSSADVLLDCSDNFATRHTLNRASVRHRVPLVSGAAIRFDGQLAVYDPRQPASPCYACVFPEAQAPEETRCATLGVLAPLVGLVGSMQAAEALKLLSGMGSNLVGRLLLLDALRSDFQPLQLARDPACPVCGAAAGRQRAA
- a CDS encoding BLUF domain-containing protein, which gives rise to MLVRLLYVSRACERDLEASIESIMATARQHNLQNGITGILCYGGGIYVQAIEGGREAVNRLYRQIVADARHTDVELLHYEEISERRFGGWTMGQVKLSRLNTSVVLKYCEKPEFNPYGMSGRVSLALLEELMATACIIGRA
- the folE gene encoding GTP cyclohydrolase I yields the protein MLMQAPTPTPAAESEAGQPMSVVIRQRLQAARKRFHANDNIADFVRPGELEALLDEVTGKMQAVLDSMVIDTAHDHNTDQTARRVAKMYLKEVFAGRYVHAPAITEFPNAEHLNELMIVGPITVRSACSHHLCPVIGQIWIGVLPNEHTNVIGLSKYARLAEWVMGRPQIQEEAVVQLADLIQDKTQPDGLAIVMEASHYCMAWRGVKDMDSRMINSVMRGVFLKDSNLRREFLSLISRGK
- the clsB gene encoding cardiolipin synthase ClsB; the protein is MKHPLRAGHRLRLLEGGAALFAAMAQAIDRAQHLVHVETYIFEFAHDALQVAQALERAAQRGVTVRLVTDAFGTPKPPAEWRARLEAAGVQWRVYRPLGPIGLLLPRNWRRLHRKLCIVDGVLGFCGGINLIDDRDDVLLGRLSAPRLDYALQVSGPLLDDMQEAMEQLWWRLQALSAARQRAFRAAWQALRSGLPQPEPWPWWEHPVHPEQPQLEQTVQGAAAAFLLRDNVRNRHDIERAYLAAIEQARTEIVIANAYFIPGRRLRRALVRAAQRGVRVRLLLHGKYERFLQYHAARPVYHQLLAAGIEIFEYAPSSLHAKVAVVDQRWATVGSTNLDPVSLLLTREANVVTRDAAFASLLRERLADLMAHAGERVDAVRLANRPWQQRLLDRVAFGLMRALLYLGGYRY
- a CDS encoding endonuclease/exonuclease/phosphatase family protein translates to MNSLRVATYNIHKGVQGLGPARRLEIHNLVHAVEQFDADLVCLQEVRGVNRKMQRAFAHWPAGDQANFLAPEGYEAVYRSNVITRHGEHGNALLSRWPVLGHGHHDVTDLRFERRGMLHVTLQVQQRPVHVVVVHLSLIPASRARQVQALGRFVQQHVPDHEALVVAGDFNDWDQRLHKPMALLGLHTFEDIRLPTFPARLPLLYLDRVYVRGLRLLHAQVPHGKAWRSMSDHLPLIAELGWP
- a CDS encoding Uma2 family endonuclease, which gives rise to MPPLPARKPHISPEDYLAGERQSEWRHEHIDGQVYAMVGATDRHNLIVNALAVALTPAARRKPRFTGAPKAGCPRTTQQARRWRWTASRPNSASMRFIKMWSGARTPSLAWPMASHPSAQARFAGMIGA
- a CDS encoding flagellin — protein: MAMTINTNVNSLTAQRNTIATQNSLATSMQRLSSGLRVNSARDDAAGLAIADRMNTQVRGMNVAIRNANDGISLAQTAEGGLAVIGDMLQRMRELSVQAINSTNTSGAAGDLAALNQEFTQLRDEVNRTISAVQFNGTNLFTTTTDFAFQVGANSGQTITIAGAALNINAAAGGMSGVTQGAGGASALNTTTNAANSAVLVALDTALSTLNATRATLGAVQSRFENTVNFLRSSVENQAAARGRIMDADFASETANLSRAQILQQAGTAMIAQANQLPQGVLALLR
- the fliD gene encoding flagellar filament capping protein FliD, with product MALSSPGIGSGLDVNAIVNQLVALERRPIQQLQAQASGLQTRISAYARVRADLAGLQDAASRLLDPGLWGTRSFNTSNNNTVSGSATATALTGSFAVQVARLAQTQGTVTGARAVDTPVGVAGTLEIRTGTWSGNSFAGGAPVAVAVQAGDTLSTLASRINNTANAGVSALVVRSGGQEQLLLRGSNTGAAAGFEVRARDAGGAAVTDGTSALGSFNHFHSGTALVGMSRTQDALDAQFSIDGIALNSPTNTVRDPVPGVTLNLQATTTASLPGSAATAVQVSVQANHTVVREAIETFRTAFNRISATLAELTRVDPGGRNNGALQGDATAIGLQNMLRQMVGSPGGPTGAALGRLSDMGLQLQRDGSLSSNATRLDAALQNPAALRSLLADTAGTDNAGGVARRLRDFAMAANGIQGAVSGRNTALQASAERKQDRIEQMEERLVRTRANLLAQYSRLDNSLGAINGLGSFVSQQLAQWNRNTG
- a CDS encoding flagellin, yielding MAMTINTNVNSLTAQRNAITTQNSLAVSMQRLSSGLRVNSARDDAAGLAIADRMNTQVRGMNVAIRNANDGISLAQVAEGGLSVMGDMLQRMRELAVQAINSTNTSGAAGDLGALNQEFSQLRDEVNRTMSAVQFNGTSLFITTADFAFQVGANSGQTITISGAALNINNATGGMSGVTQGAGAASALNITTNAANSAVLVALDTALSTINATRATLGAVQSRFENTINYLRTAVENQSAARGRIMDADFAAETSNLSRAQILQQAGTAMIAQANQLPQGVLRLLQG
- a CDS encoding glycosyltransferase, whose product is MDIKRLLPAAPLPCSSQYLHASQPYYIVTIAYDHRSAGARLLHELCSLLNQLGFEAHLQSPSLSGQHWTSQLTEPIKLAHYRAGKKPIVIYPEVTKGTPLQLGLPVRYVLNYPGYFGGDSSYSNDEIVYAYHRVFYPNPDAPLLRLPTLDVSSTQHGALEPSQRTQIAYYHRRYSAVGGKVRDFGPDAIEITYSTPATHAETLGLLKKARLLYTYEMSALVSEALLCGCAVVLLPNPLTLNLAEKKILFEIDDLQGVSWGDDPHDIERALATVHLGRAQVLGLFEGWLEQLQAFIERTQAAASALPFERAWPQATIDRLPGAYTQAADLAARADRLHWQAVHKQYAQWRQRSTLREIDAAIYAEHLAAGRVQPLNVLIDQRDASTDALADTLDSLGQCLGQPAALHIVAHEPAPAALAEAPGVVWHQLPSTGPLAGGSLAALDLPSAWTLLLRSGTQLSPQALMEWGLAPAQFPQARLIYADEDQAHADEQQRYPFFKPDPNVELLRCINYLGPAVAVHTHTWQQLGAPLPGAELYAAALALLQQHGREMLGHISTVLAHAAPGAASAAEEAREFDAAQALLVPAVATRLQPLPRLGTWLPEHALQGQPLVSLVVPSGLKTGYLRCLLQATAKLNDLPLHEVIVVCQQAQADEVARACAGAVSVPLHCVTLPDGEYQHAAALNAGVARASGEFVLVCDDDTEALHAGWLARLVAIAQQSEVGLVAPRLLSSKERDPKVVGGPVFLGIQGLAASYCGEQQWLAEAGVYSRLQLTQDCSAVAGHCFVLRKAHWERVGGLRAERYPLYLPVLDLCLRLGALGLRHVWTPLSNCVHHGGKTLEQRRHDIHDRVRLMDQELAERQQMLADWAAELAHDPHYNRQLSLFKPFDIEAHIVIDWNPLRRDRPRVLAPPLHSGAGQYRVVEPLNALQDAGLVQSCVIMPLPGGSSRILQPLELRRAEPDLLVLQHSVDDAQLSQVRQYKTAAPSIPIVQMVDDLLGEVPDKHPHRVFQSREGHQRMVQALRASDRLIVTTEALQQHYGQYLSDVRLVPNSLDTHWFGLEPKRNPPGARLRVGWVGAGQHQGDLELIEPIVAEFAHEVDWVFMGMCTDGIRPHLKEMHHFVSIADYPAKMASLGLDIAIAPLEDNLFNRCKSNLRLLEYGAMGWAVVCSDVATYRTDAPPVLHCASLDDWRAALRRLIDQPDERKRLGAALQQWVQRHYTLRGLQQRWFEALFAASPTNPQDSA